CGGATCGGCGGCGCGCTGGCCGAGCACATCAGCCAGCAGGTGCCCGGCGCGACCGTGACCACCGTGCCGAGTGGGGCGTCCACCGACAACATCCGGATGCTGCGCGCGGGCGAGGTTCAGCTGGGACTGTCCAGCCTGGACGCCATGATCATGACTGACGGCAGCGTGCCGGACGGGATCTCGGCGATCTGCCGCCTCTACGACAGCCACCTGCACCTCGTCGTCATGGCGGGCTCGCCGATCGAGGAGTTCCGCGACCTCGCGGGCAAGCGCGTCTCTCTCGGCGCGCGCGACTCGGGCACGGAGTTCACGTCGGTGCGGGTGCTGGGGCTTCGCCCGGTGAGCGTCGACGGCCGGTACCTGAGCCAGGCCGAGTCGGCGGAGGCGCTGCGCGACGGCGAGATCGACGCGATGTTCTCCCTGACCGGCGTGCCGACGCCGGCCATCACGGAGCTGGCGCAGCGCCACGCGATCCGGCTCGTGCCGCTGGACGAGCAGGCGGACGCGCTCGTCACCGCCTACCCCGACCCCTACGCGCCGGCGACGATCCCGGTGACCGCATACGCCGGCATCACCGCGACCCGCACCGTCGCCGTGCCGAATGTGCTCCTCGTGCGCAACGACCTGCCCGACGACCTGGTCTACGCGATCACCGACACGATCTTCACCTACACCGGCACGATCGCCTCGGCCAGCCGCGAGGACGCCGAGGACCTGCCGGAGGCCTGGCGGATCAACGTGCGCACCGGCATCGCGACGTCGTCGATACCGCTGCATCCCGGCGCGGCGGCGTGGTTCCGCGACCGCAAGCGTTAGGCCGGCGGGTCTGGGTTTCGCGGGCCGCAAGCATAGGGATCACGCCGGGCCGACAACCGCGGCGGGGCTGGCCTCGCGGGCCGCGAGCATCAGGGATCACGCCGGCCGACGACCGCGGTGGGCCCGCCTCGCGGGCCGCGGGCATCAGGGATCACGCGGGGTCGACGACGGGAAGGGCGACCACCGCGGCGAAGCCGTGCCCGGAGCCGTCCGGCCGCGGCAGCCCGTCCTCCAGCCGGAGCTCGCCGCCGGCGGCGCCGACCAGGTCCGCGCAGATGGCAAGGCCAAGGCCGGTGCCGGGCACGTTCTGGTGCTTGGGCGAGCGCCAGAACCGCCGCAGCGCCTGCTCCCGCTCGGACGCCTCGATGCCCTGGCCGTCGTCGCGGACCGCGATCGTGACGACGCCGCCCGCCGCGCCGCCCGCGCTGGCGCTCACCTGCACCAGGCGGGCGTCGGACAGCCGCAGCGCGTTGCTCATCAGCTCGTCCAGGATGCTGCCCAGCCCGCCCGGCGGCTCCAGCAGCCGCAGCCCGGGCGGCACGTCGACGGCGAGTGTCTGGCCCGCGGTCGTGGTGAGCGCGCGCCACCGTTCGACCCGGGTGGCGAGCACCGCGTCGAGGTCGACCGGCGAGGTGGTCCGCATGCTCTCCATGCGCGCACTGGCCTGCAGCGCGTTGAGCAGGCGCTGCATCGCCTTGAGCTCGTCGACGGCCACGTCGTACACCTGCTGCCCGGCCCCGCCCGGTGACAGGTGCGGCGCCAGGCTCTCCACCGCGAGCCGGAGGCTGGTCAGCGGGTTGCGCAGCTGGTGCGACGCGTCGGAGACGAACGCGCGCTGCCGCTGCACGCCGTTTTCCACCGACTCCATCATCGTGTTGAACGAGGCCGCCAGCCGGCGCAGCTCCACCGGTCCGGCCTCGGCGTCGGCGCGGATCGTGAGGTCGCCCTGCGAGATGCGGGAGGTCGCCGCGTCAAGCTTGCGTACCGGCCGCAGCACCCACGCCGAGACCGGCCACGCGACCGCCACCAGCGCGATCAGCGGCAGCAGCCCGATGCCGGCCAGCTGCGCCCACCGGACGAGGATGCGGTCGCGCGTGCGGGACAGGTCGGAGATCGTCACGACCGCGCCGACGACCTCGCTGTCGCGGCCGACCGGCTCGGCCACCACGAGCGCGGAGTCGTCCCACGGCGCCCATTTCCGGGACGGCTCCGATCTCGCCCCGGCCAGGGCCGCGGACACGATCCGGGCAAGCGACGGCTCGCCGCGGGCCGCCCGCTGGTACGCGCCGGCCGGCTCGAGCAGCACCGTGCCCGAGGTGTCGATCACGGCGACGGGAATGCCGTACAGCGCGTGGTACCGCCTCAGCTCCTGGTCGAGCGCCTCGGTCCGCCCCGTCGACAGCGCGGTCTCGGCCAGCGAGGCGAAGCGGCCCACGTCATTGAGCCGGTCGACGTACGTCTCCTGCATCTCCCGCTCGGCCACGGTGATGCCGAGCGGCACCCCGAGCGCCGCCGCGAACAAGACGGCGAGCGGTACCAGCACGACGAGCAGGCGGCGGTGCACGGTCCGCTAGCCGATCAGCTCCGGCTGATCGGCCTGGAGCCGATAGCCGACCCCGTGGATGGTGCGGATGAGCACGCCCGCACCGAGCTTGTGCCGCAGCGCCGCGATGTGGGTGTCCAGCGTGCGGCTGGACGACTCCCAGGTCGCGCCCCAGATCTGGTCGAGGATGACGTCGCGACTGACCACGTTCGGCGCGCGGCGGGCCAGCAGCAGGAGCAGCTCGAACTCCTTGCGGGTCAGCGTCACGGTCACGCCGTCGACGCTGACCTCGCGGGTGCCGACCGCGATCCGCATCGGGCCGAGGACGAGCGGCTCGTCCGGGCGGCTCTGGGCGCGGGCGGCCCGGGTGCGCCGCAGCACCGCGTCGATCCTGGCCAGCAGCTCGGGGATGCCGAACGGCTTGACGATGTAGTCGTCGGCGCCGGCGCGCAGGCCGCGGACCCGCTCGTGCTCCTCGGAACGCGCGGTCACCGCGATCACGGCCGTCTCCGGGCGGTCGCGCAGCCGGCGGATCACGTCGAGCCCGTCGCCGTCGGGCAGGCCGAGGTCGACGAGGACCACGTCGGACGGGTCGGCCCGCACCGCCTCGGCGGCGGTGGCGATGCGGTGCACCTCGAAGCCCGCCTGGGCCAGGACGGTCACCAGACCTCGCGCTACGCGGTCGTCATCCTCGATGACGGTAATCCGCATACCGGCGGATTGTACGGCCCGGATCGACGCTCATGCAGCCCTGGCGGATCTGTTCCAAGAGAGTTGGGGCTACCGCGATGTCCGTGGTGGTCCGGACCGTTGCTCCCGCAGCCTCACCCTCCGCCGTTGCGCAACCAACCCCGCGGACGGCCCGCGGCGAGGGCGCCGGCTCCGGCGCGCTACTTCTTGGGATTCCTCTGACATGGGGCGCGTTCCTTGGGATTTCTCTGACACCGGTCGCGCCCTTGCCGGCCGAGACTGAGGGCCGTGCGCGTTCGACGGACACGCACTCTCCGACGAGGAGGCGCGAAAATGAGCTCAACCATCCGGCGCCACGGCGCCGCGCGGGCGATAGCCGCGATAGCCACCGTCTCGCTCGTCGCCGCCTGTTCCGACGGCGGCGGCTCCAGTGACGGCGGTGGTACCGCCGAGGGCTACCCGGACCAGAACATCACGATCGTGGTGCCGTTCAGCGCGGGCGGCCCGACAGACACCGTCACCCGCATGATCGCCGAGCCGATGGCCAAGGAGCTCGGCGGCAAGATCGTCGTCCAGAACGTGGAAGGCGCGGGCGGCACGGTCGGCGCGGGCGAGGTCGCCCGGGCCGATCCCGACGGGTACACCGTCCTGATGCACCACATCGGCATGTCGACGGCGCCGGCCCTCTACAAGAACCTCGACTACAAGCCGCTCGAGGACTTCGAGATGGTCGGGCTCGTCACCGAGGTGCCGATGACGATCGTGGCCCGCAAGGACTTCGAGCCCTCGACCCTGCAGGAACTCGTGACCTACGTGAAGGCCAACTCCGGCAAGGTCACGCTCGCCAACGCCGGCATCGGCGCCGCGTCGCACCTGTGCGGCCTGCTCTTCCAGTCCGCGGCGGGCGTGAAGCTGCAGGAGGTCCCGTACGAGGGGACCGGGCCCGCGCTGACCGACCTCGTCGGCGGCCAGGTCGACTTCATGTGCGACCAGACCACGAACACCAGCGGTCAGATCTCCGCGGGCAAGGTCAAGGCGTACGCGGTCACCACGCCGGAGCGGGTCAAGAGCCTGCCCGACCTGCCGACGACGGCCGAGGCCGGGATGCCCGCGCTGCAGGTGAGCGTGTGGCACGGCCTGTACGTGCCGAAGGGCACCTCCCAGGAGGTCGTGCAGAAGCTGTCGGACGCGTTGAAGAAGGCGCTGGCCGACCAGGGAGTCGTGGACCAGATGGCCAAGCTCGGCACCGCGCCGGTGCCGGCCGAGGACGCCACGCCGCAGGCACACCGGGCGCACCTCGACGAGCAGCTCAAGACCTGGGCGAAGATCATCGCGGACGCCGGCGTCGGGGTCTCCTGACGTGGAGCGCCGACGGTCCTTTCCGGACGTCCTTGTCGGGGGATCTTCGTCCTTATCGGGGGGGCATTCGCGGTGGGGTCGCTCAGCTACGAGCTGGGCACCCCACTGCGGATGGGTCCCGGGTACTTTCCCCTGCTCGTCGGCGCCATCCTGGCCGCGCTCGGGCTCGGCATCGTCCTCAAAGGACTCGTCGCCGGCGAGGTGGTGTCGTTCGGGACGGTACCGTGGCGGGCGGTCGGGGTCATCGTGCTCGCGCTGCTGTTCTTCGGGTTCACCGTGCGGCGCCTCGGTTTCGTACCGACCTCGGCGGTCACCGCCCTGCTGACCACCTTCGCGAGCACCCGGGTACGCCCGCTCATGGCGGTGGCGGTGGCGGCGGGGCTGACCCTGGCGAGCACGCTCATCTTCGTCGTCGCGCTCCAGCTGCGGATCCCGCTGTTCGGCCCCTGGCTCCCGTTCTGACCGGCATCCGGATTTGAGGCATGGAACTCTTCGACAACCTCGTGCTGGGCTTCTCGACCGCCCTGCTGATCCAGAACATCCTCTACTGCTTCGTGGGCGTGCTGCTCGGGACGGCGGTCGGGGTGCTGCCGGGCATCGGGCCGACGGCGACGGTGGCGATGCTGCTGCCGATCACGTTCAGCTTCGAGCCGGTGACCGCCTTGATCATGCTGGCCGGCATCTACTACGGCGCCCAGTACGGCGGCTCCACGACCGCCATCCTGATCAACCTGCCGGGCGAGTCGTCGGCCGCGGTCACGGCGCTCGACGGGCACGCGATGGCCCGCCAGGGCCGCGCCGGGCCGGCCCTCGCCGCCGCCGCGGTCGGCTCCTTCATCGCCGGCACGGTGGCCACCGTCGTCCTGGCCGTCGCCGCTCCACCACTGGCCAGCATCGCGCTGGAGTTCGGCCCCGCCGAGTACTTCTCGCTGGTGCTGTTCGGCCTGATCGTGTCGATCGCGCTGGCGCGCGGCACGGCGCTCAAGGCGCTGGCGATGATCGCGCTCGGCGTCGCCTTCGGCACCGTGGGGCAGGACATCTACACCGGCACGCCGCGCTTCGTGTTCGACCAGCGCGAGCTGTACGGCGGCATCGACTTCGTGTCGGTCGCCGTCGGCATGTTCGGGGTGGCGGAGATCCTGCGCAACCTGGAGAACGAGCAGACGCGCACCGCCGTGGTCAGCAAGGTCAAGAACCTCTGGCCCACCCGCGAGGACCGGCGCCGCATCGTCGGCCCGATCGCGCGCGGCACCGGCCTGGGCGCGGCGCTCGGCGTCCTGCCCGGCGGTGGGCACGTGCTGGCGTCATTCACCTCGTACGCCGTCGAGAAGCGGATCTCCAAGCGGCAGAAGGAGTTCGGGGACGGCGCGATCGAGGGCGTCGCCGGCCCCGAGTCGGCGAACAACGCCGCCGCGCAGACGTCGTTCATCCCGCTGCTCACGCTGGGCCTGCCCGCGCATCCGGTGATGGCGCTGATGGTCGGCGCGTTCATCGTGCACGGCATCACCCCCGGACCCAACGTGATCAACGACGAGCCGGAGCTCTTCTGGGGCCTGATCGCGTCGATGTGGATCGGCAACGCGCTGCTGCTGTTGCTGAACCTGCCACTGATCGGCATGTGGGTGCGCATGCTGCGCATCCCGTACAACGTGCTGTTCCCCATGATCATGCTGTTCGCCGCGATCGGCACCTACTCGCTGGGCTTCAACGCCTACGACGTGTACGCGATCGTCTTCTTCGGCGTCCTCGGCTACATCCTGATCAAGTGCGGCTGCGAGCCCGCGCCGCTGCTGCTGGGCTTCGTCCTCGGCCCGCTGCTGGAGGAAAACCTTCGCCGGGCGCTCATCATCTCCCGCGGCGACGCCTCGGTGTTCCTGACCCGCCCGATCTCGGCGGCGTGTCTGGCGCTCGCCGCAGCCGCGCTGGTCATCGCCGTCCTGCCCGCGATCCGCAAGCGCCGCGAGGAGGTGTTCGCCGACGACGAGTAGGGACCGTGCGTTCCTTCCAGCAAATTTGCCCCGGTCCGCGCCACTTGCGGACCGTTTGCTCCCGCGGGCACCGCTGCGGTCGGCGGCTCGCCAGGGCTCGCCGAGATCCCCGACCTCCGCTGCCGGGTCCGCGGTCGGGGTAGCGGGCGAGGCGGCGGAATCTCCCGGGTCGCCACCGCCACCGGCGCCGCCGGCCACGCAGCTCGCGTTGCTGCGGTGGTGGCACGCGCCACGACAAGCCCGCCGCGGCGTCGCGGCCGCACCGTACCGCACCGGTAGCCTGGTGCGATGGCTGACCAGGTCGACGAGCTGCGGGGCGCGGAGCGCCGCCTGCAGGCCGCCCAACTCGCCGCCGACGCGGACGCGCTCGACGCGCTGATCGATGACCGGCTCGTGTTCACCGGACCGGACGGCCTGCTCTACTCCAAACAGGACGATCTGGAGCTGCAACGCGGCGGCGGGCAGCGCCTCACCCGGGTCGACGAGGAGGACCTCGACGTGCTGGTGGTCGGCACGACCGGCGTCACCTGGTTTCTGGGCACCCTGGCCGGTGTCTTCCGGGGCGAGGAGTTCACCGCGCGCGTGCGCTACACCCGGACCTGGACGCACACCGACCACGGGTGGCGCCTGATCGCCGCACACGTCAGCCCGGCGCCCGCCTGACCTACCAGGTGATGTCGCAGACCACGGCGTGGTGGTCGGAGGCCTCGTAGCCGCCGGCGAGGGTGGCGCCGGCGCACTCGACCCGCTGACCGGCCTGGCCGGGGCGGACGAAGACGTGGTCGATCCGCTTGTCGATCAGCTCGTCGGCCTCCAGGGGCGCGTGCGGGTGCTTGGAGCTCAACGTGACCGCGTGCGGGTCGCCCGCGGCCGCGCTCCACGCGTCGACGAGGCCGGCCCGCGTCAAGGGGCGCAGCACCGCGCTGTCCGGAGCCGCGTTGAGGTCGCCGGCCACGACCACCGGCAACGCGCCGTCCCGCGCCGGGTCGGCGGCCAGCTTGGCGAGGGCGTGGGCCTGCGCGTGCCGGTCCGCCGCGAACACCGGCTCCCACTCCAGGCACGCGACGATCACGTGCAGCGGCCCGTCCGGATGGTCCACTGTGGCCTCCAGTGCGACCGGCGGCACCCGAAACCGCGCCGGCATCCGCACCGCCTCCGACGCGAGCACCGGCCACCGGCTCACCAGGCCCAGCCCCACCTCCACACCTTCGTGCTCGGGCGTGTGGGGCGCGGGCGGCAGCGACGGCTCCGCGTACGCCGCGTGGTAGCCGAGCGCGTCGGCCAGCTCGTGTGCCTGGCTCGTACCGTCGGCGCCCCAGACCTCCTGCAGGGCGGCGATGTCGGGCTCGACCTCGCGCAACGTGTCCCTGATGTACGGCTGCC
This genomic stretch from Phytohabitans houttuyneae harbors:
- a CDS encoding TAXI family TRAP transporter solute-binding subunit, with the translated sequence MSYPMRVSRRAVLLAAGGLVVGCSSEPEVGDVRLRLATGPAGAVYRRIGGALAEHISQQVPGATVTTVPSGASTDNIRMLRAGEVQLGLSSLDAMIMTDGSVPDGISAICRLYDSHLHLVVMAGSPIEEFRDLAGKRVSLGARDSGTEFTSVRVLGLRPVSVDGRYLSQAESAEALRDGEIDAMFSLTGVPTPAITELAQRHAIRLVPLDEQADALVTAYPDPYAPATIPVTAYAGITATRTVAVPNVLLVRNDLPDDLVYAITDTIFTYTGTIASASREDAEDLPEAWRINVRTGIATSSIPLHPGAAAWFRDRKR
- a CDS encoding sensor histidine kinase; translated protein: MHRRLLVVLVPLAVLFAAALGVPLGITVAEREMQETYVDRLNDVGRFASLAETALSTGRTEALDQELRRYHALYGIPVAVIDTSGTVLLEPAGAYQRAARGEPSLARIVSAALAGARSEPSRKWAPWDDSALVVAEPVGRDSEVVGAVVTISDLSRTRDRILVRWAQLAGIGLLPLIALVAVAWPVSAWVLRPVRKLDAATSRISQGDLTIRADAEAGPVELRRLAASFNTMMESVENGVQRQRAFVSDASHQLRNPLTSLRLAVESLAPHLSPGGAGQQVYDVAVDELKAMQRLLNALQASARMESMRTTSPVDLDAVLATRVERWRALTTTAGQTLAVDVPPGLRLLEPPGGLGSILDELMSNALRLSDARLVQVSASAGGAAGGVVTIAVRDDGQGIEASEREQALRRFWRSPKHQNVPGTGLGLAICADLVGAAGGELRLEDGLPRPDGSGHGFAAVVALPVVDPA
- a CDS encoding response regulator transcription factor; the encoded protein is MRITVIEDDDRVARGLVTVLAQAGFEVHRIATAAEAVRADPSDVVLVDLGLPDGDGLDVIRRLRDRPETAVIAVTARSEEHERVRGLRAGADDYIVKPFGIPELLARIDAVLRRTRAARAQSRPDEPLVLGPMRIAVGTREVSVDGVTVTLTRKEFELLLLLARRAPNVVSRDVILDQIWGATWESSSRTLDTHIAALRHKLGAGVLIRTIHGVGYRLQADQPELIG
- a CDS encoding tripartite tricarboxylate transporter substrate binding protein BugD, which translates into the protein MSSTIRRHGAARAIAAIATVSLVAACSDGGGSSDGGGTAEGYPDQNITIVVPFSAGGPTDTVTRMIAEPMAKELGGKIVVQNVEGAGGTVGAGEVARADPDGYTVLMHHIGMSTAPALYKNLDYKPLEDFEMVGLVTEVPMTIVARKDFEPSTLQELVTYVKANSGKVTLANAGIGAASHLCGLLFQSAAGVKLQEVPYEGTGPALTDLVGGQVDFMCDQTTNTSGQISAGKVKAYAVTTPERVKSLPDLPTTAEAGMPALQVSVWHGLYVPKGTSQEVVQKLSDALKKALADQGVVDQMAKLGTAPVPAEDATPQAHRAHLDEQLKTWAKIIADAGVGVS
- a CDS encoding tripartite tricarboxylate transporter TctB family protein; translation: MGGAFAVGSLSYELGTPLRMGPGYFPLLVGAILAALGLGIVLKGLVAGEVVSFGTVPWRAVGVIVLALLFFGFTVRRLGFVPTSAVTALLTTFASTRVRPLMAVAVAAGLTLASTLIFVVALQLRIPLFGPWLPF
- a CDS encoding tripartite tricarboxylate transporter permease, whose translation is MELFDNLVLGFSTALLIQNILYCFVGVLLGTAVGVLPGIGPTATVAMLLPITFSFEPVTALIMLAGIYYGAQYGGSTTAILINLPGESSAAVTALDGHAMARQGRAGPALAAAAVGSFIAGTVATVVLAVAAPPLASIALEFGPAEYFSLVLFGLIVSIALARGTALKALAMIALGVAFGTVGQDIYTGTPRFVFDQRELYGGIDFVSVAVGMFGVAEILRNLENEQTRTAVVSKVKNLWPTREDRRRIVGPIARGTGLGAALGVLPGGGHVLASFTSYAVEKRISKRQKEFGDGAIEGVAGPESANNAAAQTSFIPLLTLGLPAHPVMALMVGAFIVHGITPGPNVINDEPELFWGLIASMWIGNALLLLLNLPLIGMWVRMLRIPYNVLFPMIMLFAAIGTYSLGFNAYDVYAIVFFGVLGYILIKCGCEPAPLLLGFVLGPLLEENLRRALIISRGDASVFLTRPISAACLALAAAALVIAVLPAIRKRREEVFADDE
- a CDS encoding nuclear transport factor 2 family protein: MADQVDELRGAERRLQAAQLAADADALDALIDDRLVFTGPDGLLYSKQDDLELQRGGGQRLTRVDEEDLDVLVVGTTGVTWFLGTLAGVFRGEEFTARVRYTRTWTHTDHGWRLIAAHVSPAPA
- a CDS encoding endonuclease/exonuclease/phosphatase family protein — its product is MDLPKAAQIAARSPTGSSEDEYGFTGCSPEWLERLVRVLTWNLWWRFGPDWQKRQPYIRDTLREVEPDIAALQEVWGADGTSQAHELADALGYHAAYAEPSLPPAPHTPEHEGVEVGLGLVSRWPVLASEAVRMPARFRVPPVALEATVDHPDGPLHVIVACLEWEPVFAADRHAQAHALAKLAADPARDGALPVVVAGDLNAAPDSAVLRPLTRAGLVDAWSAAAGDPHAVTLSSKHPHAPLEADELIDKRIDHVFVRPGQAGQRVECAGATLAGGYEASDHHAVVCDITW